One window of the Trifolium pratense cultivar HEN17-A07 linkage group LG2, ARS_RC_1.1, whole genome shotgun sequence genome contains the following:
- the LOC123906511 gene encoding uncharacterized protein Mb2253c-like, whose amino-acid sequence MSNQRSCILMFDGASRGNPGPAGAGAALFSENRTLLYRFRQGLGYQTNNAAEYHALILGLNQAFYKGYRNINIQGDSQLVVKQFLGEYNINNPQLRSLCQEASEIARKFRSVNVQHIPREWNSEADAQANRAINLGDGQVEEERVYY is encoded by the exons ATGAGCAACCAG CGATCTTGTATCCTTATGTTTGATGGTGCATCCAGGGGAAATCCTGGACCAGCTGGTGCAGGAGCTGCACTGTTTTCTGAAAATAGGACTCTG CTCTATCGATTCCGTCAAGGACTGGGCTATCAAACAAATAATGCTGCTGAGTATCATGCACTGATTTTAGGCTTGAATCAAGCATTCTATAAAGGATATAGGAACATCAATATCCAGGGAGACTCTCAGCTTGTTGTCAAGCAG TTTTTGGGTGAATATAATATCAACAACCCACAATTAAGGAGCTTATGTCAAGAGGCTTCGGAGATAGCGAGGAAGTTTCGCTCGGTCAACGTCCAACACATTCCTAGG GAATGGAACTCTGAAGCTGATGCTCAAGCAAACCGGGCCATCAATCTCGGAG ATGGTCAAGTCGAAGAAGAACGCGTGTATTACTGA
- the LOC123906513 gene encoding uncharacterized protein LOC123906513 isoform X1, producing MAEEKDAFYVVKKGNVIGIYKSFTDIQPLLSSSVYGDSISVYKGFSLPQETEEYLISHGLKGATYSISAAHVNAGSFGRLVACPYQEPYPSGAGSVMENSSSKSSQGALQVDASDPYSYGGRTNMVNSSLKSLQGSPQLDASKGAGSSSFSTSLQRNHTINRLQLQAEFPSNTCLSCTLEFDGACKGNPGPAGAGAILRAEDGSKVYRLREGVGTATNNVAEYRALILGLKQALKKGYKHIRVQGDSLLVCNQIQGLWKVKHQNMGYLCNEAKELKDKFLSFKINHVLREYNAEADIQANRALNLQAGQVEEDCEPN from the exons ATGGCTGAGGAGAAAGATGCTTTCTATGTTGTAAAGAAAGGAAATGTTATTGGCATCTACAAGTCTTTCACTGATATTCAACCTTTACTTTCATCTTCT GTTTATGGCGACTCTATAAGTGTTTATAAAGGGTTCTCTTTACCTCAAGAAACTGAGGAGTATCTTATCTCACATGGGCTTAAAGGAGCCACCTACTCTATCAGTGCTGCGCATGTAAATGCCGGTAGTTTTGGAAGACTTGTTGCTTGTCCATATCAG GAACCATATCCTTCTGGAGCAGGATCTGTTATGGAGAATTCCTCATCGAAGAGCTCACAAGGTGCATTGCAAGTTGATGCTAGT GATCCATATTCCTATGGAGGGAGAACTAATATGGTGAATTCCTCATTGAAGAGCTTGCAAGGTTCCCCACAACTTGATGCTAGT AAGGGAGCTGGATCATCTTCGTTTTCGACAAGTTTGCAAAGGAATCATACAATAAATAGATTACAACTACAAGCAGAGTTTCCTTCTAATACTTGT CTTTCTTGTACACTCGAGTTTGATGGTGCATGCAAAGGAAATCCTGGACCAGCCGGTGCTGGAGCTATACTGCGTGCTGAAGATGGGAGTAAG GTTTATCGATTGCGTGAAGGAGTTGGTACTGCTACAAATAACGTTGCTGAATATCGAGCATTGATTTTAGGATTGAAACAAGCTCTCAAAAAAGGATATAAGCACATACGTGTTCAAGGAGACTCACTGCTTGTTTGCAATCAG ATTCAGGGTTTATGGAAAGTAAAACACCAGAATATGGGTTACTTATGCAATGAGGCCAAGGAGCTGAAGGATAAGTTTCTGTCATTCAAGATAAACCATGTTCTTAGG GAATATAACGCTGAAGCTGATATTCAAGCGAACCGCGCCTTAAATCTTCAAG CTGGTCAAGTTGAAGAAGATTGTGAGCCAAATTAA
- the LOC123906513 gene encoding uncharacterized protein LOC123906513 isoform X2, which yields MAEEKDAFYVVKKGNVIGIYKSFTDIQPLLSSSVYGDSISVYKGFSLPQETEEYLISHGLKGATYSISAAHVNAGSFGRLVACPYQEPYPSGAGSVMENSSSKSSQGALQVDASDPYSYGGRTNMVNSSLKSLQGSPQLDASGAGSSSFSTSLQRNHTINRLQLQAEFPSNTCLSCTLEFDGACKGNPGPAGAGAILRAEDGSKVYRLREGVGTATNNVAEYRALILGLKQALKKGYKHIRVQGDSLLVCNQIQGLWKVKHQNMGYLCNEAKELKDKFLSFKINHVLREYNAEADIQANRALNLQAGQVEEDCEPN from the exons ATGGCTGAGGAGAAAGATGCTTTCTATGTTGTAAAGAAAGGAAATGTTATTGGCATCTACAAGTCTTTCACTGATATTCAACCTTTACTTTCATCTTCT GTTTATGGCGACTCTATAAGTGTTTATAAAGGGTTCTCTTTACCTCAAGAAACTGAGGAGTATCTTATCTCACATGGGCTTAAAGGAGCCACCTACTCTATCAGTGCTGCGCATGTAAATGCCGGTAGTTTTGGAAGACTTGTTGCTTGTCCATATCAG GAACCATATCCTTCTGGAGCAGGATCTGTTATGGAGAATTCCTCATCGAAGAGCTCACAAGGTGCATTGCAAGTTGATGCTAGT GATCCATATTCCTATGGAGGGAGAACTAATATGGTGAATTCCTCATTGAAGAGCTTGCAAGGTTCCCCACAACTTGATGCTAGT GGAGCTGGATCATCTTCGTTTTCGACAAGTTTGCAAAGGAATCATACAATAAATAGATTACAACTACAAGCAGAGTTTCCTTCTAATACTTGT CTTTCTTGTACACTCGAGTTTGATGGTGCATGCAAAGGAAATCCTGGACCAGCCGGTGCTGGAGCTATACTGCGTGCTGAAGATGGGAGTAAG GTTTATCGATTGCGTGAAGGAGTTGGTACTGCTACAAATAACGTTGCTGAATATCGAGCATTGATTTTAGGATTGAAACAAGCTCTCAAAAAAGGATATAAGCACATACGTGTTCAAGGAGACTCACTGCTTGTTTGCAATCAG ATTCAGGGTTTATGGAAAGTAAAACACCAGAATATGGGTTACTTATGCAATGAGGCCAAGGAGCTGAAGGATAAGTTTCTGTCATTCAAGATAAACCATGTTCTTAGG GAATATAACGCTGAAGCTGATATTCAAGCGAACCGCGCCTTAAATCTTCAAG CTGGTCAAGTTGAAGAAGATTGTGAGCCAAATTAA
- the LOC123906512 gene encoding uncharacterized protein LOC123906512, which produces MASTSNVGASSAATVNEAPPSASAARVRVPPKNSAGNKTDPAWEYATSIDIKTRKVKCKLCDWQFTGSAFRIKHHLAGTNSNVRPCPNCPPEIRKKFLVITDGLQEKLLKKIHVDINIEGDADVEVGDGDAAGAKGKRKSQGELARKDMYKRGLTQAKQSTINGAYKKETREDACKDIALFFYNNAIPFNVARSDEYLKMFDNVTKHGIGFKPPSYHEIRVKYLDHYYGEISKVVAGYRADWEKYGCTIMTDGWTDRKRRTILNFLVHSPKGTVFLKSIDASDLTKTADKVFKMIDDVVEEVGEENVVQVVTDNAANYKAAGELLMQKRSNLYWTPCAAHCIDLMLEDFEKKIPLHKETIPKGKKITTYIYGRTSLICMLHRFTKNVDLIRPSLTRFATSYLTLGCLNDHRDELISMFKSNEWKTSKLAKSKDGIIVQKIVLNKMFWKNVLTCLRGAFPLIKVLRMVDSEEKAAMGYLYEEMDLAKENIKSSFNGVARSYTPLWNIIDQRWDKQLHRPLHAAGLYLNPKIRYAPGFVDDDEVTDGMYDCLLRLVDDPEKRAKVDYQLEDFKARKSNFANEFATFALGNKTLTQWWESYGNKHKELQWFALRVFSLTCSSSGCERNWSAFERVHTKKRNRLKQITMNKVVFVMVNSKLGKTKIKRKSANYEIEEINSEDEGEEWIENVEDEEDEGDDTSLDVGQDASIGDVLGDDLELPPIDEEDDDDVVEENEDEDGDLDDYQDVGLEDILNV; this is translated from the exons ATGGCTTCAACCTCAAATGTTGGAGCTTCTTCTGCTGCCACTGTTAATGAAGCTCCACCTTCTGCTTCTGCTGCCCGTGTTAGGGTTCCTCCTAAAAATTCAGCTGGAAACAAGACTGATCCAGCATGGGAATATGCTACATCGATTGATATAAAAACAAGAAAGGTGAAGTGTAAACTTTGTGACTGGCAATTCACAGGAAGTGCTTTCAGAATTAAGCATCATTTGGCTGGCACTAATAGTAATGTTAGGCCTTGTCCAAACTGTCCTCCGGAAATAAGGAAAAAGTTTTTGGTTATTACTGATGGCTTACAAGAGAAGTTGCTAAAAAAGATACATGTTGACATTAACATTGAAGGCGATGCTGATGTTGAGGTTGGTGATGGTGATGCTGCTGGTGCAAAGGGAAAAAGAAAGAGTCAAGGGGAGCTAGCAAGAAAGGATATGTACAAAAGAGGGCTGACACAAGCTAAACAAAGCACAATCAACGGTGCCTATAAGAAAGAAACCAGAGAAGATGCTTGTAAGGATATTGctcttttcttttacaataaTGCTATTCCTTTTAATGTTGCTAGGTCTGATGAGTACCTTAAGATGTTTGACAATGTTACAAAACATGGTATAGGGTTTAAACCACCTTCTTATCATGAAATTCGAGTTAAATATTTAGACCATTATTATGGAGAGATTAGTAAGGTAGTTGCTGGATATAGGGCAGATTGGGAGAAATATGGTTGCACAATAATGACGGATGGTTGGACAGATAGGAAGAGAAGAActatattgaatttcttggtacATAGTCCAAAGGGAACTGTATTTCTAAAGTCCATCGATGCATCCGATCTAACCAAGACTGCAGACAAAGTTTTCAAGATgattgatgatgttgttgaagAGGTTGGAGAGGAAAATGTTGTCCAAGTTGTTACGGACAATGCGGCGAATTACAAAGCAGCCGGGGAATTGTTAATGCAAAAAAGAAGTAACTTGTATTGGACACCATGTGCCGCGCATTGCATCGATTTGATGTTAGAAGATTTTGAGAAGAAGATCCCTCTCCACAAAGAAACAATTCCTAAGGGAAAGAAGATCACCACCTACATTTATGGTAGAACAAGTCTTATTTGTATGTTGCATAGGTTCACTAAAAATGTTGATTTGATTCGACCTTCATTGACCCGTTTTGCGACATCTTACTTGACATTGGGTTGTTTGAATGATCATCGAGATGAGTTGATATCTATGTTCAAATCAAATGAGTGGAAGACTAGCAAACTTGCTAAGAGTAAAGATGGGATTATTGTGCAAAAGATTGTTTTGAACAAAATGTTTTGGAAGAATGTTTTGACTTGTCTAAGAGGTGCTTTTCCACTTATTAAAGTGTTGCGCATGGTGGACTCGGAAGAGAAGGCAGCCATGGGGTATCTTTATGAAGAAATGGATCTTGCAAAAGAGAATATCAAATCAAGCTTTAATGGAGTTGCTAGAAG CTACACTCCTCTTTGGAATATAATTGATCAAAGGTGGGATAAGCAACTCCATAGGCCACTACATGCTGCAGGCCTTTATTTGAACCCCAAGATACGTTATGCTCCGGGATtcgttgatgatgatgaagttacGGATGGCATGTATGATTGTTTGCTTAGATTGGTGGATGATCCGGAAAAAAGAGCCAAAGTTGATTACCAACTTGAGGATTTCAAAGCGAGGAAATCAAACTTTGCTAATGAATTTGCTACATTTGCACTTGGAAATAAAACACTAACACAATGGTGGGAATCTTATGGAAATAAACATAAAGAATTGCAATGGTTCGCTTTGCGAGTATTTAGTTTGACATGTAGCTCATCGGGGTGTGAACGGAATTGGAGTGCTTTTGAAAGG GTTCACACTAAGAAGAGGAATCGCTTGAAGCAAATCACAATGAATAAGGTAGTTTTTGTGATGGTTAACTCAAAATTGGGAAAGACTAAGATTAAGAGAAAAAGTGCTAACTATGAGATTGAAGAAATTAATTCCGAAGATGAAGGGGAAGAATGGATTGAGAATGTGGAGGATGAGGAAGATGAAGGAGATGACACTTCACTTGATGTTGGACAAGATGCTAGTATCGGTgatgttcttggtgatgatttGGAACTTCCTCCcattgatgaagaagatgatgatgatgtcgTTGAAGAGAATGAGGATGAAGATGGTGATCTTGATGACTATCAAGATGTTGGATTGGAAGATATTTTAAATGTCTAG
- the LOC123906514 gene encoding xyloglucan glycosyltransferase 4-like — protein MAPNSVTIATDKVNDFTLLQVHDLDSPMFQEKQKKSTSTKQFTWVILLKLHKLLTCLTWLTNGLKSTFSLVKKRISLSDIGDENPKNTTRLYRFIKFFLALSILALVVEIIAHFNKWNLHVIQPWEVKNLLQWFYLGWLGFREDYVAPLVLFVSQFCIVLFLIQSLDRLVLCLGCFWINFKKLKPMIDDDAYDVEDPSSFPMVLVQIPMCNEREVYSQSIGAACQLDWPKDRILVQVLDDSDDANLQMLIKDEVSSWKEKGVNIVYRHRLIRTGYKAGNLKSAMSCDYVKDYEFVAIFDADFQPNPDYLKLTIPHFKGKPDLGLVQARWSFVNKDENLLTRLQNINLCFHFEVEQQVNGYFLNFFGFNGTAGVWRIKALEDSGGWLERTTVEDMDIAVRAHLNGWKFIYLNDVKVLCELPESYEAYKKQQHRWHSGPMQLFRLCLPAVITAKISVWKKANLIFLFFLLRKLILPFYSFTLFCIILPLTMFIPESELPLWVICYVPIIMSFLNILPSPKSVPFLVPYLLFENTMSVTKFNAMVSGLFQLGSAYEWVVTKKTGRSSESDLLALAERESKSSNEDKISRRHSESGLELLGKIQKSEAVSKKKKNKLYRKELALAFLLLTASARSLLSAHGVHFYFLLFQGLSFLVMGLDLIGEQVS, from the exons ATGGCACCAAATTCAGTTACAATTGCAACTGACAAAGTTAATGATTTCACTTTGTTACAAGTTCATGATTTGGATTCTCCTATGTTtcaagagaaacaaaaaaaatctacaagTACAAAACAGTTTACATGGGTGATTCTCCTTAAACTCCACAAACTTCTGACATGTTTGACATGGTTGACAAATGGTCTCAAATCAACTTTTTCATTGGTCAAAAAGAGAATTTCATTGTCTGATATAGGTGATGAAAATCCAAAGAACACAACAAGGTTATATAGATTCATAAAGTTTTTTCTTGCTCTTTCAATTCTTGCTTTGGTTGTTGAAATCATTGCTCATTTTAATAAGTGGAATTTGCATGTGATTCAACCTTGGGAAGTTAAGAATCTTTTGCAATGGTTTTATTTGGGTTGGCTTGGTTTTAGAGAAGATTATGTTGCTCCTTTGGTTTTGTTTGTGTCACAATTTTGTATTGTGTTGTTCTTGATTCAATCTTTGGATCGACTTGTTCTTTGTCTTGGATGTTTTTGGATcaattttaagaaattgaagCCTATGATTGATGATGATGCTTATGATGTTGAGGATCCTTCAAGCTTTCCAATGGTTCTTGTTCAGATTCCAATGTGCAATGAGAGAGAG GTTTATTCACAATCAATTGGTGCTGCTTGTCAACTTGATTGGCCAAAAGACAGAATACTAGTTCAAGTCTTAGATGATTCAGATGATGCTAATTTACAAATGCTTATCAAAGATGAGGTTTCATCTTGGAAAGAGAAAGGTGTCAACATTGTTTATCGACATAGATTGATCAGAACTGGCTATAAAGCAGGAAATCTTAAATCAGCTATGTCATGTGACTATGTCAAAGACTATGAATTTGTGGCAATCTTTGATGCAGATTTTCAGCCAAATCCTGATTACCTCAAATTAACCATTCCTCATTTCAAG GGAAAACCTGACTTGGGATTAGTACAAGCAAGATGGTCATTTGTGAACAAAGATGAGAATCTATTAACAAGGCTTCAAAACATCAACTTATGTTTTCACTTTGAGGTTGAACAACAAGTGAATGGTTATTTCTTGAATTTCTTCGGATTCAATGGAACAGCCGGTGTTTGGAGGATTAAGGCTTTGGAGGACTCAGGAGGGTGGTTGGAGAGGACAACAGTTGAGGACATGGACATAGCAGTTAGAGCTCATTTGAATGGATGGAAATTTATATATCTTAATGATGTTAAAGTTCTTTGTGAATTACCTGAATCTTATGAAGCTTATAAGAAACAACAACATCGTTGGCATTCTGGTCCTATGCAACTCTTTAGGCTTTGTCTTCCTGCTGTAATAACTGCAAAG ATATCAGTTTGGAAGAAGGCTAACTTGATCTTTTTGTTCTTCTTATTGCGGAAACTTATACTTCCCTTCTATTCATTCACCTTATTCTGCATCATACTACCCTTAACAATGTTCATACCCGAATCAGAACTACCTCTTTGGGTAATCTGTTATGTCCCTATCATCATGTCATTCTTAAACATCCTTCCATCACCAAAATCGGTCCCTTTTCTCGTCCCTTATCTTCTTTTCGAGAACACAATGTCGGTAACAAAGTTCAACGCAATGGTTTCGGGACTATTTCAACTCGGAAGTGCTTATGAATGGGTTGTGACAAAGAAAACAGGTAGATCATCTGAGTCAGATTTGTTAGCACTAGCCGAAAGAGAATCAAAGTCTTCAAATGAAGACAAGATTAGTAGAAGACATTCAGAATCCGGTTTGGAGTTATTAGGCAAAATTCAAAAATCAGAAGCTGTttcaaagaagaagaaaaacaaactcTATAGAAAAGAGTTAGCACTTGCTTTTCTTTTGCTTACGGCTTCTGCTAGAAGTCTTTTATCAGCACATGgtgttcatttttattttttgctttttcaagGTTTGTCATTTCTTGTAATGGGTTTGGACTTGATTGGTGAACAAGTTAgctga